TAGCTAGGTAGCTTACCACTTACCTGTGCCTCATAGTGAAGAGTATTGCGAAATTATGTGTCTAAGGGCTGTACAATGtacataagagaaaaaaaacagcAACTATTGTCAGTAATATCAGCTAATTACAAAGTCCCTATGCATTTCCACATGTTTCTGTCGTCGTGATATTTAATACAGGTTTAAATTTCAGTAACAATTGAACTGTAATGATGAAAAAAATACGATTTGGATGCTGCGTTAAGCTAACTAGCCTAACTGGGTCAAGAGACTTAGGTGCACTGCGTTACACTAAATTCTGCTATTGTCATGATTCATGATTCCAAGAGTAAACAAACCTTGTTGAGTTTCCAAGATTTCTTCATGAAGATTAGTAGTAATTTAACTGCAAAATCCACAAGCCTTTCACCCGATTCTCCCCAGATAAGACCACCAAAGCCACCTTCCCTTCCTTAATCTCCATAAAACTGCCATAGGAATTTGGTTTTGCCCATCTATTCCAAGGAGGAGACTTTTAAGAATCTGGAACCACTATCCGTCCTTAACTCTCGTGGCAGCAGCGAACACGTTCTGAAGTTCCTTCGTTACCTTGACCAGTTCGGCGAAACCAAGGTTCACTTTGAAACATGTGCTTACTTTGGTGACTCTTATCCACCTGGTTCGTGCCCTTGTCGTCTGAAGCAAATTTGGGATAACATACCTGTGCATAGACAAGGAAGCAAAGCAGGAGCTGCTGTGCAAGTCCATCTCAAAACAGAAGCTAAGGTCACCCCAGCGTCGTGAAGCTCAGGGCCACCTATGAGAACGACAAGAACGCCTACCTCGTCACGGAGCTTTGCGATGGTGGAGAGCTCTCCGCTGGATCGTTGCAAGGAGACATTTACAGCGAGCGTTCCGCTGCTCACGTGGCAAGGATCATTGCAGAGGTTGTCAGAATGCGCCATGCCAGTGGGGTCATGACTCATGAGTCATGCATTGGGACCTCAAGCCTGAGAATTTCCTCTTTGCTAATAAGAAAGAGAACTCAGAGCCGCTATGActaagtggtctagagttcgatccttgttgCCCCccattattttaaaaatgtcagcacatggtaggtgggcttgtgcattatccacgcttcaagcccaatggggagtgtgttagaaatataaatataaaatcattcatgtatcTTCACCctacaacttaagcttttgagatagttggttcatgatagAGTTCATTTTCTCCATCATGTAGATTTCTTTTGActaataacatttatttttgtattttagaaACTAAGTTATCATGATGCCACCAAAAATAAGGTCAAATGACCCACAGAGAAAATTCGTATAAAAAAGTCTTGCTAGACTTCAGATGATTAGTGGCACAATGAAGAGTTAGAAAATGCCGGAATGTTTTTTCATTGAATGTGTTTAGTATTTATGCCTGACTTTTGATATAATGTTGTCTTTCCTTTATAGTGGAATTTAATAACAAGAAGGTTTTCGTGCAACGTGTGGAGACAATAAGCAGCTCTGAGGTCACCCTTGATATTGTGCAATCCTTTGTGGTTAGTTTCCTATCTAGATGATGGTGATGGATTCTTTCTCCTCTTGATATTATAGAGTAGCATCATCATATCTGTATTAATTTGATCTCCATTTGAAGcatttagtttttatttaagTGTATTGAAATTGAACATGTCTTCTGAATAGGTGATCAGTTTAAATTATCATTGCACCATGTTTTGTTAAAATGGAAACATAAGCTCCTTTTTGATTGACTGTTTCTTTAGGATCCTGGTTCAAGTCGTGCATCTGAATCTAAGTCAAACATTGAGCAAAGGAAGAGCTTCTTCAAAAAAGATAATGTGAACTCTCTCTTCTCACTTATCTCCCCAACCCTTTTTTGCTTGTGCATGGATGCGCCGTCAGTCACATGTGCATATGCATTCTTAAACTCCTTTCCCGAATTTGATTTTTGTTAACATGCTTCACATATCTGATCACGTCGTCATTCAACATTTCCTATCTTCAGCGTGCACGGAAGCAAGATCAACTCTTATCTAAAGCTAAACAAGATAAAGAGGTTTGTCACATGGCTTATATTACTCCCAATTTTGTGTGTGGATATGTATGGAAAATTATAATGCCCTTTCTTAAGGGTTGGAAATATGTACTTGATTCTTCAAGGTATTGAAAATTGTATTGGTGTTTCTTGCATATGCATGTGGATATGCCTTTGCGTTATTTCTtatatccttttgtcctactatCTATTTTTAATTGTAGTCAGTTTTTTGAAACTCTGTCTGGTGCTGTGTTTGGTTTTTGAACTgctccttttattctttcttttcgTAGTTTGGACCGGAtcatttcatttattttctaGTTGCTTTCAACTATATTATTTTGATCATTCATTTTCTAGttgctttcaagtttcaactatAAAACAAGGTGTTGCTCAtctattttttgttattttcaaattcaaatccaGATTATTCTAAGTTTTCCTGTTAAAACAATTGAAACTTTATCACTGATTATTAGATAATATGTATTCATGTAATTACGTAAAAGGCAGAAATACCTTCTTTGCTtcatcaagaaaaaaaaactgagtTTTTGTAGATTTTATGACTTCGAGAATTCAGTTCATGGTAGTTTTAGATTAAATTACTTACCAATAACTCCATGAGTACTATACGGAAGTACTACCATAATTTACATTTTGATGACTGCATTTCAGAATTTAACTGCGAGCATTTGCTAAAGCCTAAAATAGACATGAACTCATATATGAGATGTGAAATTTCTCCCAACCAAGGTTCAAAATGTGGTCATTGCACCATGGTGTATATTCTGTGTTATATATTAGCTTTATTTGGTCAGATGtggttattcaatttttttcttctggGAATAGGATGTGGATTCAAGTTATTGGACCTATATTTAAGAAATGGTGTATTTCCCCCCTTATTTTGTATTTAGAACAGTTTACAATAATAAATTCCAAATTTTGGGAAGAACATGATCAACATATAAGTTAGATTAAAAATAGTGGTTTCTTTTCAATCTTTATAAACTAGCCCTTACAAAGTTTGCATTTTGTTAGAAATTTTATCTGGAACCAACCAAATAGGTAAGCAAGTCTTTGCTGATGTGTAAACAGATTTCAGATGTGTAATTTGTCAAAAGCAATCAGTTTTGGAGAACACTACTATAAATGATGGAATTATTTCTATATGAAGTTTCCTTGAGGCAAACTTATTGTGTCTCTTATTCTTTCTCCCAGTCTCTAGCAAAAGATGCTCGCTTTGAACAAATATGGAAGAGTAGGAAGGGAAACAAAGAGACAGAACATGAGAAGGCGTTACAAGAAATATGCAACTTCTATGACATTGTCCGTGTTGAGGAGCAACAGAAGTAAGTGTTTACACCAAGCTAGTTTGTTTTCTTTATGGTTGGACAATTGTAATGGAAAATTACTTTCCTGTGATTAATGCAGAGAAATGACCTTGGAGGATCAAATACTTTTGTCTAGTTACCTCCCTATGCTAAGAGAGTTTATTCCTGATGCTGCTTCAGAGATTGAAGCTGATATGGTTGCTCATTCCAAAAAAGGTTGTTGACTTGTTGTTTAGTTGCAAATGCATTAAAACATTACCAGTCTTGCTACTTTGTGTCTAAGAGTcacttatttatttaaataaattacagAGATGATTGGAGATCTAGTACTTAGGAAATCACattttcttgttcttgttcgatacataaaaatgatattttagAGTTTTTCCatgttatttatgtttttaaaatattcaataaatccTTTGTAATTATTATCAATATTCTCTTTTTCTCAAACTGTTTCAATTTAATTGATTATGGTGCGTTGTCTAATGTGACCTGTACAGAGGATTATGTTTATGACCTCTACACTGTGAATGATGAGGTGGACGTTGAAGATTCTTCATATTCTTATCCATTGTGAGTGTTTTGTCTATACATGTTTGTCTAAGTTTCTTATTCTTGCTTCTTGACACTGTTGTATATCTTTCACTCAGAGTTcaagttgatgaagaagaagaatattaTCATGAGCTAGATGACTTGGATGATGAATCCGATGACTCAAATGGTATTTTCCTGTATCTTTTATCATCATCGCTCCTTAAATTTTAAAACGCAAATGGTAAAAAACTCATTTGCACTTGTCTATTGTAGCTGAGAACCATCCAATGAATGAGTATCCGGATGAggaggaatttgaagaggaGGATGAAGAAGCGGTTGAAGATTCTGAGTTTGAATTAGAAGAACCTGAGAGTGACAATTCTAGTAATAAATCATCAGAGGAGAATCTTGAGCACCATGCTGTTTCCAAACATGTAGCTGATCCATTGTATGACGAGGAGTTTGATGATTATGAAGGCGCAAACGATGATTCTGAGGATGAAGATTGGAGGTGATCTTACCGATGAAGCTACCTTCAAATTTAGTTAGGAAAAATGTTAAATCTAAAAAAAAGGGAATGTCGTGGTCTAATCAAACCTATTGTGCAGAGTAATCGAATTATACATATATTCCTGGAGAAAAATGTTGGCATTAGTTTCAAACGTAAAAACTAAAGACTAATGGTAAGTGTTTAGTTATGGATGGTGTAGCATACTACTTTGTTTGTTGGCTTGTGTATTGTGCATTTTAGCGCGATTCTATGATATTGTGAATGTGATAGTGATGATTTTCGTGGTAATTTAACAGGAACGATTTGGCTCCTCTAGTTTGGGTGAGCTTTTATTAAATGCGGTTTTAAAtgaacttattttaaaaaattaatttggttCAAAGTGGGTTGAAGTAAAATAATGTGTTTAAATTATATCCGCTTGAACATAAGTTGCATATAGTTACTTCTATCAAATTGAAATTTCAACCCTCAAATCACATTAAACATTAGAACGTGTTTGGATGCTGCAGAAGAAGCAACAGAGGTTTTGGCCATAGCCCACAAGAGAAGTATATATTGGGTATTGGCCATGGTGAGTTTTTAAATTGGGAGCTCCGACAATATTGCACCCTAGAGTTGGAAATGTTGAAGGGTTGCGACAAGAAATGCAAACCCTCACTTATTATAACGTGATTTTTACTGCCATTTAAGCAATAACTTTTCCAATTTGTATTTCCATCATGCTCAACATGAACATTCGTTCACTCTCGATCCAGCTCAAGAGTTCCTCCAGGAAAACATGCTTTGGAAATCAGGAAACCCATGTGACATGGCATTCCAACTAAAGTCGCCGCAAAATCAAACACACTTAAAAATATATTTGGGTTTACATTTGGCCCATGGAACGTCCTTTTACTTTCTCTCTAACTCCGTGCCTTGATGTTTGGATGCCCCTAATGCACATTCTCTTAGACCCACATTGAACCCTAAAAGCACATTAACCTCAACTGATCATACAATgttgaatttgaaaatttggAATGTTTATTAGCAAGTTATTAGAAGTCAACTATTAAAAAGTAATAAGGGTAGGTGCTTCCCTTACTTGGATGTTTAAGTCTCACAAAACCCCTCAATTTGGGGGAACTCTTAAAAAGAATTGGATGGACAATTTTAAAGGGTTTCTAAAAATACCCCATACCTTGCCTCACTTTATAAAAATCCCAAATTATGGGAGAACTTTTCATAAACATTCTTTTTTctcttgtaacaccccaatttctcaactgaggagtcacattagtaacctaacaaagtctaaggaccaatctgcaatccctaaaaaccaagggaattttttttctgtaaaacaactaaacacttcggctaaaaggttggaaacataccataactttatttagataacttgtttcccgatatacagtaataatagtttacaataccataagtaaggttcagaataaacatgcgcactttaacagtggcggaagcaagactttaataacagagttctcataaagtaaaagagactccaacataatccacaagaagagaagcaaagctgcttctcatacctctactccaccgcttacaactcgatctccaactcgagtagctatgcctcggcggaaggatctccatcgcctaatagcgttaagcgcccaaacaacaagtagcaaatagaaagggttaactccatgcaattaccatgtataaaagagaaaaatcatgctgttcgaatttaattacctggcatggtaaataactagcaacataactcaactcatatatcaacaacttaaacataaatcggactcagataataataacctcaacaatgtaacatcaaatcagatatcaataaaccaatacgaaaatccaacaacatagggtcaggtgttagttccctataatgcaactatatgctgctaacaaaatggatcgatcaatatcgtctctcaagacgggacaatgataggacacacctcctcatcgccacttataacgtcatacatgacgggacaatcataggacacacctcctaatcgccacttaacgtcacacaagacgggacaatcataggacacacctcctgatcgccacttagcacctcgcaagatgggacaatgataggacacacctcctcatcgccacttgactcaagccctatatgccaagtcagacaataacaaagcccacccaaggaccaatccaaagtaaccacatgttccatccactaggaagcagtaacgacagaaaccagtaaacggccgaagcctctcagaaaacattttccaaattcagcataataatcataatcatctgccaatcaatataaacatcttcatctcaaacacaggcagtgcgataaaagcatgcaagactcaaagacgctctaaaaccgagttacccttaccttcgtgagtagaagttgggcatggaaattgtgaacctagaacaaagaaaacacaatcatcaacacaagcttcactaggagcaacacgatctactaatactaatcgaaatcgtaaagaaagcctctaaagcttcagagttcctatttaggcacaaattgacaacggagacttcgttcgctaaaacgagcataactcgagctacagaactcagaatgacacgaaaccggcgccaaaatttcgacaattgaaagagctacgcaatggctcaggtcatagagacccaaaaattatttttggacacggtacccaagcaattaggtttcggccactatggaaaatagggttttcgaactttttcttcgatctaaatcaattcacagggtagttttagggtaaaaataaggcaaagaaattgtcggaacaattttcggacaatcgggtcgaaatacaggggcattttggtccaaaataaaggctcaaaacttcaaagttatcagttcggaaaacaaatttgacagcattgatcctcatgacatccgtgacaacaaatcctaaaggcacgaagtcagattacagcttttcgacaataaagtttcgaaatgtgcgactaatggggttttgaatcaatttttcagatcttggacaactgaatcgcaatcggcgattactgacagaggttttagactcatgggaacataaggaacataacccaaccaagaaatcaaggaaatcggacaattttagaaaaagctcaaaactgtgagcacagaaacgacttcagaaacgcaacagaaacagtaaacagaggtaggattcatgctagttacctcaatacctagaagtagggacgaactgcacgaagattggtcaagttttcgcgaaaatttctcctctcctcctctctccttgctcgcggccttgaatgggtgagaatgaagagattttgctttttcgagctatttataggcgggtgaaatcgcgggaaaatgaaaatttcgcgatttcgatttttgcagcacgtccaccgaggaattttaagagagattctggcgtcagaattccagaactcaaaacaattatctatgatttgggaaaaacgatatcaaaaatcccaaaggcggtgtaagttaatctgtcccgttaaactactttttgctgtgatgctcagacgacaaaacttccttctgaagaaagattggaaatgtcgaaacaaatctggcaacgcggacggaaacttcgttagaagtcccgaatagaaaaagtcttcatccatcgctcgaatctagggtttcgaagcaaggaaattagcgtcgtcggacttccgaaaagtgaatactatcgtgcgtacagtctagagttccgaaatgaaacgctggtcgaaggaaaaataaagaaaatctttaaattttccaaggattcgaaatctcacttaaaacgttgctctaaagcgaaattagcctattctggacacgcttgccataaggcgggtgtgcagacgactcgctctaattcctaaaatgactacgcaacattcctcaagcaattcctgaactttcttcttcattaatctttctcaaatatcaaactcctgtcacgcttacactgattctacgcgtgagtcggaaattagcttgttctgaaaatccaggtcttacatctCTCATCTCCAAAATTCAACGGTCCTTATACACGTATCATGATATAATGCTAGACCACTTCGGACACCCACTTTTGTAGGAGATTTAGGACCACCACAAAGTGGGAAATGGacggaaaaaaaaatctttgtgGTGGTTTagaaccgccacaaaattgGTGTCGAAAATGGTCTATCAGTGTTACGTGCCATGAATCTTTCTTGAAAACTCAACTCATTCATTTTTGTAAGTaactatttaatttttatattaggaactaaaaaaatttacctcatttttattaataatacttGTATTATTGTGTTTATAAATTCTTTTTTGAAACTGTGTAAataaattcttaaaaataaataaaagaagttAAATTAAATAACATCTTGAGAACTAatgagtaattttttttttcatgaatgaaactttttttttgaaaggatgaATGAATCTTCATAACTGAATTATCCAACAGAAACATAACTAAATGAGAAAATGTGTAGTGTAAGCTTCTTTAATTCTTTTACACAAGCATTCAATTAAATTCTATGacataaaaaattcattttaattttaattccaacGACAAAAAAATGGTTTGTAAAATTTGAGCCTCGTGTCCTGTCCAACCATTAAAAAATAATCTGGAATTTTTCTGGTTACCATTTTGCCAAGAGGAAAAGGAATTTGGAGAATGGCAATGGCAGCATGCAACATTGGCCTCGGTTCCTCATACCACAAGGTGCGGTGCCGGTGCCGCCACTTTCAATTCAACCGCTTCTTTCATCGGaattttcctcttttttttttttgtctgactctcttcttcctctttttgtCAGACGACGTCGCTTGAGGTTTCGTGCAGTAGCAGGAAGAGAGACAGAGATCGAGATAGAGAACGcggtagcagcagcagcagcagtatcCACGCTTACAAAGTGGTTGAGATTACTCCTCCTCCCAAGTCTCTCGGTGTTCGTTGCTTACCCCCTGTAAGTACTTTCCCATCAACCAACCCTTTCATTTATCAATCTGGTCATGTCATAATGCTCAATTATTGTAGATGGATTATACCAGCGAGTTTGggtaaacagcttaattaagcgcctATCTATCGCCGCTTATTCATAAGGTAATTTGACAAACTtaataaaataagctcaaaatatgTTAGACGTAAGTggttattcataagctaatataAACAGCATGTGACAGTAAGCTTAAAAAGACTTATAGATAGGTCAGAAGTTATTTATGTAAACTCACTAAAGGACTTACGTGAGCGCTtttgctatcagataagctcaagtAAGCGCTTCCAAACGCCGTCAGAATCTCGAGAGAGACTTTTAGTTTTCCTTGGTCTGTCTCTATTCGTAACTCTTAGACTATCGTCTATTTGGTTAACACTTCGTATCAATGATTTTTATGGAAACATATCAACATTGAATTTGAAAGCTTCAAAGTTGAGATGTGACCGTTTAGAAATTGAACTTCTGAATTGAttagggtgtgtttggatgATGAGAAGGGAATACAGAGGTTTAGCTTTTAATTTGAGATTATCATTTTTAGTGAAATATTGTAAGTCCATAACCTTCCAATTGTCTTTTGTTTGTTCTTATGCACGTTATGCAAAGCACAGCGATCAAGCCTTTTTCCGCACTAAGTGTGGTCGGGTTTATGATATGATCTTAATTAAGTGCAATTAGCTTTTATTGCATAAgtgtttattcataagctaatttgagcaACTAATAAAAATAAGCTCTAGGCAAATaggtaggtcataagctatttacataagttCTCCCAAGCACTCgtataagcgcttatgctataagatgagctcaaataaactcttgtaAACGAGGCTATAGTGCCCAATTATCGAAGATACATTTACTTCAGAATATCCCTCGAGACTTACAGTTTTCCTTAGTCTCTCTACTCCCAACTCTTAGACTATCATCCATTTGGTTAACCCTTCATATCAATGCTTTTTGGTGGTCTCCTCCATCCATATTTATTATACCACCTAAGTCAAGGCTGTATCATCTTTTTTTCAGTAGGAGTCACCCTACTTTCTCTCTAATAATTGTATTCCTACTAATTCATCCTAACATGATCATCTATCTCATGTAATCATTCATCCATGATAACATTCTTGTCTATGTTGCTAAGTTACTTTCTTGTTGACATTTTACCACCTAACGTTCAACCCCATACTATATTGCATGTCTAATAGCCGCGCCATAAAATTGTGTAATTATGTCATAATTTTCATAAATTGAAGATAAAAGTTTAGTCCTTCTTATCTTTCACATGTCCATACTAACATTCCCTAAAGTAATGAGTGGCTTGGTAAGGAATTGTTTCCTTTTCGGAGTTGAAATCTTACTTCTAGATTTTGGTATTTGAATTTGTTACTGAATAAGACAGTACTAACGATTAAGGCTTCAAAGCTGATATATTGAAGCTTTTACCTGCTGGGGCATAAGATGTTTGCAGATATCTGCTTCTGCTGTTGAGACTTTTCGATCTACTGGGCTCTTAAGCTCAATGTAGTTTAGTAGTGTCCATGTCATGAACAATACCCAAAGATGGAATTATTCTCTAGAAGTTGAAGCTTAGAATAAACTTAGTGATGTTCATATACTCAACGTTCTCTTATCTTGAATCTTTAAATTGAAGTAACTATAGTTTTATCAATAATATATGGCTCTGACTTTTGTTGAAAAATTATAGGCATAGTAGTCAATCCCGGATAGCGGCGCGTAGCGGCCGACCCCAAAAGTGGGATAGTGGGATAGCGCATAGCGGGATGGCcgctattttgatttttcatatataattttatataattaatagtataatagtatatacatataataactaaaaaaatgataaatataacTTAAAATCTAGAACAAACAGATGAGATGATAGAgaagagaggaggaagaggatgcCATGCGAGAGAACTGGTAACAAAATGAATTGATTGAGAAtagaaaattaagaggaaaagaaaggaaagaaaaataaaaaaaaacagagcagAACAGAGGCCCAAGGGCAGTGGTCGCCGGAGATTGGCTGAAAGTCACCTCACAGCGTTCGTCGGAAGTTGGACGATGCTTGTCGGAGGTCGGCGGTGGCCATGGGTGCTGATCGAAGGTGGAAGGTGGCTGAAGAAGATCGCAGTGGCCATGGGTTCTGTcgctgaagaagaagctgaagaagaagatgaatagggAGAGATGAAACGCGCGTTTCATTTATTTATGTGCGAAATCCCAAAATTGCCCTCAAAGTTTAAcctaattataaaatttcaagGGCAATTTAGGTTTTTCCACAACTGTACCTTATCTTCTTCTTGTGGCGCCGCGATCTCACGCGATAAGGCCGCGATCTTGCCGCGATTTGCGGCGCGACAGCCGCGACGGCGTTCCGCGACGCGATGGCTTCAGAATCGCGGCGAGCGGCCGCGACGCGACGCGACGGCGCGATAGCGCCGCGATTTGCCGCGATCGATAACTATGATTATAGGGTTAGAGGGATAGGAGATAATAGAGAATCCTTTTGAGCAATACAGGATCTGATTACATGATAGATATGTTACAAATCATGAACCTAACGCTTCTGTTTTTAAGTACAGCTTAACAGGCCTCCTAACATAGTGAATAACTATAATATTGTAATATCTGTTAAAATACAATCAGTGGACAACCTTGAAGGTTCATATGAAAGCCTACTGATCTACTGATCTATTAATGAAACAAGAGAAGTACTTTCTACTTTTCAGTGACAATTTAATGCTGGCTTTCCCTATAAAGAACACTTTTGGTTGAAACTTTTAGTCAAAAAAGTTAACTAAAATAGTAAAAATGTATTTGATGAACACCAGTGAGTCACACCTTTTAAGCCCTGTATGCGACACTTGTTTTAGTTAAACTTGCAAGTTAAATCATAAAAAATGTACACATTTATGATTCTAGATTCCAAAATTGAGCTAACTT
This is a stretch of genomic DNA from Lotus japonicus ecotype B-129 chromosome 1, LjGifu_v1.2. It encodes these proteins:
- the LOC130729580 gene encoding RNA-directed DNA methylation 4-like; protein product: MAESSSASAATPSKPVVVRVKRKPSQSPLDAFWLEINERPLKRSLLDFGNLSISDSAQKVEFNNKKVFVQRVETISSSEVTLDIVQSFVDPGSSRASESKSNIEQRKSFFKKDNRARKQDQLLSKAKQDKESLAKDARFEQIWKSRKGNKETEHEKALQEICNFYDIVRVEEQQKEMTLEDQILLSSYLPMLREFIPDAASEIEADMVAHSKKEDYVYDLYTVNDEVDVEDSSYSYPLVQVDEEEEYYHELDDLDDESDDSNAENHPMNEYPDEEEFEEEDEEAVEDSEFELEEPESDNSSNKSSEENLEHHAVSKHVADPLYDEEFDDYEGANDDSEDEDWR
- the LOC130729581 gene encoding uncharacterized protein LOC130729581 isoform X1, which codes for MAMAACNIGLGSSYHKTTSLEVSCSSRKRDRDRDRERGSSSSSSIHAYKVVEITPPPKSLGVRCLPPQNLQCGESVTIEGQAYTISAVTHRYQLRKGKYEPSEKRLDVLSTGRYLVNLYLEDLLEQS
- the LOC130729581 gene encoding uncharacterized protein LOC130729581 isoform X2 — encoded protein: MAMAACNIGLGSSYHKTTSLEVSCSSRKRDRDRDRERGSSSSSSIHAYKVVEITPPPKSLGVRCLPPNLQCGESVTIEGQAYTISAVTHRYQLRKGKYEPSEKRLDVLSTGRYLVNLYLEDLLEQS